In Salvelinus alpinus chromosome 20, SLU_Salpinus.1, whole genome shotgun sequence, a genomic segment contains:
- the LOC139546886 gene encoding glucose-6-phosphatase 2-like, translating into MSMVQHCSCGQGSSCPSRARQTEPQMDLIHSSGVLVIQHLQSNYKDYHDFLDFMSSVGDPRNIFSLYFPLWFQLSQIVGTKMIWVAVIGDWFNLIFKWILFGQRPYWWVHETLFYQNNSLPQLEQFHITCETGPGSPSGHAMGSSCVWYVMITSALNFTRRLCDSSTQGCQRFGLVWSFLWMAFWIIQISVGISRIFIATHFPHQVILGVLAGILVAEAFEHVPSIHKASLKVYLHTSLFLFSFAVSLYLLLKMIDIDLLWSIPKAKKWCANPDWIHLDTTPFAGLVRNLGALFGLGLAINSQMFIQSCKGKNGYKTRFKLMCVAASLTSLQLYDFIKIPTHIEILFYTLSFCKSAAVPLSVVALIPYCVHLLIGDKERKLD; encoded by the exons ATGTCCATGGTGCAGCATTGTAGTTGTGGCCAAGGGAGCAGCTGTCCCAGTCGTGCCAGACAGACTGAACCCCAGATGGACCTCATCCACAGCAGTGGGGTGCTGGTGATCCAGCACCTCCAGAGCAACTACAAGGACTACCATGACTTCCTTGACTTCATGTCCTCTGTGGGCGACCCTCGTAACATCTTTTCTCTCTATTTTCCTCTGTGGTTTCAGCTTAGCCAAATTGTCGGCACCAAGATGATATGGGTGGCAGTTATCGGAGACTGGTTCAACCTAATTTTCAAATG GATTCTGTTTGGTCAAAGGCCATACTGGTGGGTGCATGAAACTCTCTTTTACCAGAATAATTCACTCCCCCAGCTGGAGCAGTTCCACATTACCTGTGAAACAGGACCAG GCAGTCCATCCGGTCATGCCATGGGCTCTTcgtgtgtctggtatgtaatGATCACATCAGCACTCAACTTTACCAGACGCCTTTGTGACAGCTCAACTCAGGGGTGCCAGAG GTTTGGGCTTGTGTGGTCCTTTTTGTGGATGGCATTTTGGATCATTCAGATTAGTGTTGGCATCTCCAGGATCTTCATCGCCACACACTTCCCTCACCAGGTTATCCTTGGTGTTCTAGCTG GTATACTAGTTGCTGAAGCATTTGAGCATGTTCCCTCGATCCACAAAGCCAGTTTAAAAGTCTACCTTCACACTAGCTTATTTCTGTTCTCCTTTGCCGTCAGCCTTTACTTGCTCCTTAAAATGATAGACATTGACCTACTGTGGTCGATACCCAAAGCAAAGAAGTGGTGTGCCAATCCAGACTGGATCCACCTGGACACTACACCTTTTGCTGGTTTAGTGAGAAACCTGGGAGCATTGTTTGGACTTGGCCTGGCCATTAACTCTCAGATGTTCATCCAGAGCTGCAAGGGGAAGAACGGCTACAAGACTAGGTTTAAACTCATGTGTGTAGCAGCCAGTCTGACCTCTCTGCAACTGTACGATTTCATCAAAATTCCCACTCACATAGAGATCCTGTTCTACACACTCTCATTCTGTAAGAGTGCTGCAGTCCCCCTTAGTGTGGTGGCACTCATCCCCTACTGTGTTCACTTGTTgataggagacaaggagaggaaatTAGACTGA